Proteins encoded by one window of Gordonia jinghuaiqii:
- the nadB gene encoding L-aspartate oxidase, translated as MSVSRGEAVADRADLVVVGAGVAGLTAALCAAENGLSVVVLNKGPHWKPDRGEQPTSTFYAQGGVAVVAPTGHAGSERDSVDLHLADTVAAGAGLTDAAASWPILADGWAAVSALLDWGTEFDRAADGSLLRTREGGHSVRRIIHAGGDATGAAIQRALYAAVRDVAARSVGPTPAIRFLDDSIATAVLLDRPAGDERAVGVAYLRDGRPGSVLAPTVLLATGGAGHLYAATTNPAGATCDGIALALRAGAEVADLEFIQFHPTMLYTPGARGRRTLISEAVRGEGGRLVDVDGRSVTDGVHPMGDLAPRDVVANAVETAIELTAHPCVYLDIGAVDDFERRFPTVSAGIRAAGLDPADRRIPVVPGAHYLCGGVVTDDAGRTAVDGLLAAGEVARTGLHGANRLASNSLLEGLVMGRRAAGVAAGRRGLPVPARVRQPAAELVPILDRGVLQDTMSRWAALRRSADGLAVAAGVVSAAPRREAGSARAVEDAALTLTASAVIAAAAARTESRGAHVRTDYPLTADASESRRFRLVDGALEEAGLAGLAR; from the coding sequence ATGAGCGTGTCCAGAGGCGAGGCGGTCGCCGATCGCGCCGATCTGGTGGTGGTCGGCGCCGGGGTCGCGGGATTGACCGCGGCGCTGTGTGCCGCGGAGAACGGGCTGTCGGTGGTCGTCCTCAACAAGGGGCCGCACTGGAAACCCGATCGGGGTGAACAGCCCACCTCGACCTTCTACGCGCAGGGCGGCGTCGCGGTGGTTGCACCCACCGGTCACGCCGGTTCGGAGCGGGACTCGGTGGATCTGCACCTCGCCGACACCGTCGCCGCGGGCGCAGGTCTCACGGACGCAGCCGCCTCGTGGCCGATCCTCGCCGACGGTTGGGCGGCGGTGTCCGCGCTCCTCGACTGGGGCACGGAGTTCGATCGTGCCGCCGACGGCAGTCTGCTCCGCACCCGCGAAGGCGGCCATTCGGTGCGACGGATCATCCACGCCGGCGGTGATGCGACCGGCGCCGCCATCCAGCGCGCCCTGTACGCAGCGGTTCGCGACGTGGCGGCCCGCTCGGTCGGGCCGACCCCGGCGATTCGGTTTCTCGACGACTCGATCGCGACCGCTGTGCTCCTGGACAGGCCGGCCGGTGACGAGAGGGCGGTCGGCGTCGCGTATCTGCGAGACGGGCGGCCCGGCTCGGTCCTCGCCCCGACGGTGCTGCTGGCGACCGGCGGCGCGGGGCACCTGTATGCCGCGACGACCAACCCCGCCGGCGCCACCTGCGACGGTATCGCGCTGGCCCTCCGGGCGGGGGCCGAGGTCGCCGACCTGGAGTTCATCCAGTTCCACCCCACGATGCTCTACACGCCGGGCGCGCGTGGGCGCCGGACACTGATCAGCGAGGCGGTGCGCGGAGAGGGCGGGCGCCTCGTCGACGTCGACGGCCGCTCGGTGACCGACGGCGTGCACCCGATGGGTGACCTCGCTCCCCGCGACGTCGTGGCGAATGCCGTCGAGACCGCGATCGAGCTCACCGCGCACCCCTGTGTCTACCTCGACATCGGCGCGGTCGACGACTTCGAGCGCCGGTTCCCGACGGTCAGCGCCGGGATCCGTGCCGCAGGCCTCGACCCCGCGGACCGTCGTATCCCGGTGGTGCCGGGCGCCCACTATCTGTGCGGCGGTGTGGTGACCGACGACGCCGGGCGTACCGCCGTCGACGGTCTGCTCGCCGCGGGAGAGGTCGCCCGGACCGGCCTGCACGGTGCGAACAGACTGGCGTCGAACAGCCTGCTGGAAGGCCTGGTGATGGGGCGACGGGCCGCGGGTGTCGCCGCCGGTCGCCGCGGCCTGCCGGTACCCGCGCGGGTCCGGCAGCCGGCCGCCGAGCTGGTCCCGATCCTCGATCGCGGTGTTCTGCAGGACACGATGTCGAGGTGGGCCGCGCTGCGCCGGTCCGCGGACGGGCTGGCCGTCGCCGCCGGTGTCGTCTCCGCTGCGCCCCGCCGGGAAGCGGGATCGGCTCGGGCGGTGGAGGACGCGGCCTTGACACTGACCGCATCGGCGGTCATCGCCGCGGCGGCCGCCCGCACCGAGTCCCGTGGCGCGCATGTCCGCACCGACTACCCGCTGACCGCCGATGCGTCGGAGTCGCGGAGGTTCCGCCTCGTCGACGGTGCGCTCGAGGAGGCCGGGTTGGCCGGCCTCGCGCGCTGA
- a CDS encoding heavy metal translocating P-type ATPase — MTANAPSADLQLVDLDISGMTCASCANRIERKLNKLDGVRASVNYATERAHVEAPVGLGADELVEVVRAAGYDASPILPDPPAGASPTPDQASGDPELDGLRQRLIVSAALSVPVIVLAMVPALQFTYWQWLSLTLAAPVVVWGAYPFHRAAWINLRHGATTMDTLVSVGTLAAFGWSLYALFIGTAGTPGLTHGFDLLPQRSDGSSHIYLEAAAGVTTFLLAGRYFEKRAKRRAGDALRALMDLGAKDVEIRRPGAGQTRIPIGQLAVGDEFIVRPGEKIATDGVVIEGASAVDASMVSGESVPVEVTEGDSVVGATLNTSGLLVVRATAVGSDTALAQMAAMVASAQEGKADVQRLADRISSVFVPVVIAISLATLGFWLGVASSTGFDGGDVTFAFTAAVAVLIIACPCALGLATPTALMVGTGRGAQLGILLKGPEVLESTRRIDTIVLDKTGTVTTGDMSVSEVTVVDGYDAEQVLGWAAAVESGSEHPIAAAIVASGRGHITDRVRDFVSTQGAGVAGVVGDRQVKVLSPSKVEAALPPELAAAIGAAEEGGATAVVVLATDASAEAVSPEGVAGEPVPVGVIAVADRVKPSSAAAIAEFRRLGLTPKLLTGDNEGAARAVAASVGIDDVTAGVSPQRKLDVIAELQQQGHVVAMVGDGINDAAALAQADLGLAMGTGTDVAMAASDLTIVSGDLRAVGDAIVLARRTLGTIKGNLFWAFGYNVAAIPLAAAGMLNPMIAGAAMALSSVFVVGNSLRLRRFQPVR; from the coding sequence ATGACCGCGAACGCCCCGAGCGCCGACCTGCAACTGGTCGACCTCGACATCTCGGGCATGACGTGCGCGTCGTGTGCCAACCGCATCGAACGCAAACTCAACAAGCTCGACGGGGTGAGGGCGTCGGTGAACTACGCGACCGAACGCGCGCACGTCGAGGCGCCCGTCGGCCTGGGCGCCGACGAGCTCGTCGAGGTCGTCCGTGCCGCCGGCTACGACGCCTCGCCGATCCTGCCGGACCCGCCGGCCGGGGCGTCCCCGACGCCAGATCAGGCCTCGGGCGACCCGGAGCTCGACGGACTGCGACAGCGACTGATCGTGTCGGCGGCGCTGTCGGTGCCGGTGATCGTGCTCGCCATGGTCCCGGCCCTGCAGTTCACCTACTGGCAGTGGTTGTCGCTGACGCTGGCCGCGCCCGTCGTCGTCTGGGGTGCCTACCCGTTCCACCGCGCGGCGTGGATCAACCTGCGCCACGGCGCGACGACCATGGACACGCTGGTCTCGGTCGGCACCCTCGCGGCGTTCGGCTGGTCGCTGTACGCGCTGTTCATCGGAACGGCAGGTACACCTGGGTTGACCCACGGTTTCGATCTGCTCCCGCAACGGTCGGACGGGTCGTCGCACATCTACCTCGAGGCCGCGGCAGGCGTCACCACCTTCCTGCTTGCCGGGCGCTACTTCGAGAAGCGAGCCAAACGGCGGGCGGGCGACGCCCTCCGGGCACTGATGGACCTCGGGGCCAAGGACGTCGAGATCCGCCGTCCCGGTGCCGGCCAGACGCGAATCCCCATCGGGCAGTTGGCGGTCGGCGACGAGTTCATCGTGCGTCCCGGTGAGAAGATCGCGACCGACGGCGTCGTCATCGAGGGTGCGTCGGCCGTCGACGCGTCGATGGTGTCCGGTGAGTCGGTGCCCGTCGAGGTCACCGAGGGCGACTCCGTCGTCGGCGCGACCCTCAACACCAGCGGGCTGCTCGTCGTGCGGGCAACGGCCGTCGGTTCCGACACCGCGCTTGCCCAGATGGCCGCCATGGTGGCCTCCGCGCAGGAGGGCAAGGCCGACGTGCAGCGCCTCGCCGACCGCATCTCGTCGGTGTTCGTGCCGGTGGTGATAGCGATTTCGCTTGCCACCCTGGGCTTCTGGCTCGGGGTCGCGTCCAGCACCGGCTTCGACGGCGGGGACGTGACCTTCGCGTTCACCGCGGCCGTCGCGGTCCTCATCATCGCCTGCCCGTGTGCACTCGGACTCGCCACGCCGACCGCACTGATGGTGGGCACCGGACGCGGTGCGCAACTGGGCATCCTGCTCAAGGGGCCCGAGGTGCTGGAGTCGACCCGTCGCATCGACACGATCGTGCTCGACAAGACCGGCACCGTCACGACAGGTGACATGTCTGTCTCAGAGGTCACCGTCGTCGACGGGTACGACGCAGAACAGGTCCTCGGCTGGGCCGCTGCGGTGGAGAGCGGTTCGGAGCACCCGATCGCCGCGGCCATCGTTGCGTCGGGTCGGGGCCACATCACCGACCGGGTACGCGATTTCGTCTCGACGCAGGGTGCGGGTGTGGCCGGTGTGGTGGGCGATCGGCAGGTGAAGGTTCTGTCCCCGAGCAAGGTCGAGGCGGCGTTGCCACCCGAACTCGCCGCCGCGATCGGCGCAGCCGAGGAGGGCGGCGCAACCGCCGTCGTCGTCCTCGCCACTGACGCATCGGCCGAGGCCGTGTCACCCGAAGGCGTTGCGGGAGAGCCGGTCCCCGTCGGTGTCATCGCGGTGGCCGATCGGGTCAAGCCGTCCTCGGCTGCGGCCATCGCCGAGTTCCGGCGACTCGGGCTGACTCCGAAACTGCTCACCGGTGACAACGAGGGCGCGGCGCGGGCCGTGGCGGCCTCGGTCGGGATCGACGACGTGACCGCGGGAGTCAGTCCGCAGCGCAAGCTCGACGTGATCGCCGAACTGCAGCAGCAGGGACACGTCGTCGCGATGGTCGGAGACGGCATCAACGATGCCGCGGCACTCGCGCAGGCCGACCTGGGTCTCGCGATGGGTACAGGCACCGACGTGGCGATGGCCGCGAGCGATCTGACGATCGTCAGCGGCGATCTGCGCGCGGTCGGCGACGCCATCGTGCTGGCGCGTCGAACACTGGGCACCATCAAGGGAAACCTGTTCTGGGCCTTCGGTTACAACGTCGCCGCTATTCCACTGGCAGCAGCGGGCATGCTGAATCCGATGATCGCCGGTGCCGCCATGGCGCTCTCGTCGGTGTTCGTCGTCGGCAACAGCCTGCGGCTGCGGCGATTCCAACCGGTCCGCTGA
- a CDS encoding metal-sensitive transcriptional regulator — MDEHQHGYIGRKDDYLRRLRRIEGQARGLQRMVEEDTYCIDILTQVSAMTKALEAVGLGLLEEHLAHCVVHAAQESDEAGKAKVDEAMAAITRLVKS; from the coding sequence ATGGACGAGCATCAGCACGGCTACATCGGTCGCAAAGACGACTACCTCCGGCGGCTGCGACGCATCGAGGGACAGGCGCGGGGTCTGCAGCGGATGGTCGAGGAAGACACGTACTGCATCGACATCCTGACGCAGGTCTCCGCGATGACCAAGGCCCTCGAGGCGGTCGGCCTGGGCCTCCTCGAGGAGCACCTGGCCCACTGCGTGGTTCACGCCGCGCAGGAGAGCGACGAGGCGGGCAAGGCCAAGGTCGACGAGGCGATGGCCGCGATCACCCGGCTCGTCAAGTCCTGA
- a CDS encoding heavy-metal-associated domain-containing protein — protein sequence MSTTSEYTVTGMTCGHCVASVREEIEALPGVTAVDVTLADGSVRVDADRELGRDEVETAVAEAGYALA from the coding sequence ATGAGCACCACCAGCGAGTACACCGTCACCGGCATGACCTGCGGCCACTGCGTCGCATCGGTCCGCGAGGAGATCGAGGCGTTGCCGGGTGTCACGGCCGTCGACGTCACGCTCGCCGACGGTTCGGTCCGCGTCGATGCCGACCGCGAGCTCGGACGTGACGAGGTCGAGACCGCTGTCGCCGAAGCCGGATACGCATTGGCCTGA